In a genomic window of Streptococcus oralis:
- a CDS encoding DUF1294 domain-containing protein → MKINEGITLALLIWNLLVFLIYGIDKSKARRGAWRVPEKILFILAFTFGGFGAWLAGITFHHKTRKWYFKTVWFLGMVTTLVALYFIWR, encoded by the coding sequence ATGAAGATAAATGAAGGAATAACACTTGCCCTCTTGATTTGGAATTTGCTGGTTTTCTTGATTTATGGCATTGACAAATCCAAGGCAAGAAGAGGTGCTTGGCGCGTCCCAGAGAAAATCTTATTCATTTTAGCCTTTACTTTTGGTGGTTTTGGTGCCTGGTTGGCAGGAATCACCTTTCACCACAAGACTAGAAAATGGTACTTTAAAACAGTTTGGTTTCTAGGGATGGTGACCACACTAGTAGCCTTATATTTTATTTGGAGGTAA
- the leuC gene encoding 3-isopropylmalate dehydratase large subunit, whose translation MAGKSIFDKLWDRHVITGEEGQPQLMYVDQHYIHEVTSPQAFQGLRDAGRRLRRPDLTFGTFDHNVPTVNIYDIRDVISKAQIDKLAENVEEFGIEHAAHGSEKQGIVHMVGPETGRTQPGKFIVCGDSHTATHGAFGAIAFGIGTSEVEHVFATQTLWQVKPKKMLVEFTGVPQKGVYSKDYILALIAKYGVACGVGYVVEYRGQAIDALTMEERMTICNMSIEFGSKMGIMNPDQTTYDYLKGRECVPKAFEEAVADWKTLVSDDDAVYDKVIRMDVSDLAPMVTWGTNPAMGVDFDSSFPEIKDMNDERAYHYMDLEPGQKPADIELGYIFIGSCTNARLSDLQLAARFVKGKKIAPNLTAIVVPGSRPVKRAAEKLGLDKVFLDAGFEWRDPGCSMCLGMNPDKVPDGVHCASTSNRNFEDRQGFGAKTHLCSPAMAAAAAIAGRFVDVRQMPEAQ comes from the coding sequence ATGGCAGGAAAATCGATTTTTGATAAATTATGGGACCGTCATGTCATCACAGGAGAAGAAGGGCAGCCCCAACTCATGTATGTGGACCAGCACTATATTCATGAAGTGACTAGTCCCCAAGCTTTTCAAGGATTACGAGATGCGGGGCGCAGATTGAGACGGCCCGACTTGACATTCGGAACCTTTGACCACAATGTACCAACGGTCAATATCTACGATATTCGAGATGTCATTTCTAAGGCTCAAATTGATAAGCTTGCTGAAAATGTTGAGGAGTTTGGGATTGAACATGCTGCCCATGGTTCTGAAAAGCAGGGAATCGTTCACATGGTAGGTCCAGAAACAGGACGGACCCAACCAGGAAAATTCATCGTCTGTGGAGACAGTCATACAGCTACTCACGGAGCTTTCGGGGCTATCGCCTTTGGGATTGGGACCAGTGAGGTCGAGCATGTCTTTGCTACCCAGACCCTTTGGCAGGTCAAACCCAAGAAAATGCTGGTAGAGTTCACTGGTGTTCCTCAAAAAGGAGTCTATTCTAAGGATTACATTCTCGCCTTAATTGCCAAGTACGGCGTTGCCTGTGGTGTTGGCTATGTGGTTGAATATCGTGGACAAGCAATTGATGCACTGACCATGGAAGAGAGAATGACCATCTGCAATATGTCTATCGAGTTTGGCTCCAAGATGGGAATCATGAATCCAGATCAGACCACCTATGACTATCTCAAGGGACGGGAATGCGTTCCCAAAGCTTTCGAGGAGGCTGTGGCTGATTGGAAAACCCTAGTCAGCGATGATGATGCTGTTTATGATAAGGTTATCCGGATGGATGTCTCAGACTTGGCTCCTATGGTGACCTGGGGAACCAATCCTGCTATGGGCGTCGACTTTGACAGTAGCTTCCCAGAAATCAAGGATATGAACGATGAGCGTGCTTATCATTACATGGACTTGGAGCCTGGTCAAAAGCCAGCGGACATTGAACTAGGTTATATCTTTATCGGGTCTTGTACCAATGCTCGTCTCAGTGACTTACAGCTGGCTGCGCGATTTGTCAAAGGGAAGAAAATTGCTCCCAATCTAACAGCAATCGTAGTACCAGGTTCTCGTCCTGTCAAACGAGCTGCTGAGAAGTTGGGCTTGGATAAGGTCTTCCTAGACGCTGGCTTTGAATGGAGAGACCCAGGTTGTTCTATGTGCCTAGGGATGAATCCCGACAAGGTCCCTGATGGTGTCCACTGTGCCTCAACCAGTAACCGAAACTTTGAAGACAGACAAGGATTTGGTGCTAAAACCCATCTCTGCAGTCCAGCTATGGCAGCTGCGGCGGCTATCGCAGGGCGCTTCGTAGATGTTCGGCAAATGCCAGAGGCCCAGTAA